The DNA window ACAAATATTTGAATCTGTTAACTTGAAATGAAAAAAAGGGAACAGATATGGAAATTGGTAATTAAATAATTTGTCTAAATTCATTTTTCTAAAAAATTGTAGCACAAAAAAACATAGTTGTCTATGTTTTTAAAAAAGTACTTTTTGTTTTAATTTTTAGTATAATAGTAAGTTCTTTCTTTGGTGTTCTGTATATTCTACTCCTGCGACTCTTGCTGGAGTTTCATTTCTTAAACTTGTATGGGGTAGAATATAATTGTAAAAAAAGAAAAAACCTTGTAGTAAAGATTCTACTATCTCTTTTCTTTTAAATCCATGCGACGTTTTGTAGAAATGTTTAAACCTTTTGAAAAAGCTTTCTATCAAATTA is part of the Fusobacterium sp. SYSU M8D902 genome and encodes:
- a CDS encoding integrase core domain-containing protein: NLIESFFKRFKHFYKTSHGFKRKEIVESLLQGFFFFYNYILPHTSLRNETPARVAGVEYTEHQRKNLLLY